Sequence from the Diadema setosum chromosome 18, eeDiaSeto1, whole genome shotgun sequence genome:
catccttgttcattgcaatttgttctaaattttgaaaatattcttattcttcatcccaattatcatgaattctgaaactctgtcctcagtataactaatttatagttgttcaaatgtaaaaatctgaaaatcatccggaggtctcctttaaattcTATGGATAAAAGTCTAGTGCCTATTACTATCATTCCAGccaattgaattttctttgaaacAAGTGACTGCCGAAAGGAAGCACAATAAATGTACAACAATGATCTGTTATGAGTTCTCTTGGATAAAATCGCTTGGATATTTTCTGAATCTTGATTGCTGCCCTCTCCAGAGAAGCACTTGAAGCAGGAGCAGTCATGAGTGCCTCAAAGTGAGTCAAATTTCACAAACActacatgttaaaaaaaataaaacatgcaaaaaacaTTCTCAGTGCACCATATCATCTACTATACcaggtgtcccaaaaaaaggggaacggtggattttcagtaccttgcgttctaaaaatgatatattttatgacatcattagaaagagcatcttccgcagaagacaatgataccaaaatcattaaatttggttcaaaACAATTTATTCTACGCCAAATTCTGTAAATgctgtcattttcaaatttcgctaGATTTTTGCGACGTAGGAGCAAAgaatttgggtgcgacacgcgttTCATACGGTGTATTGTGTAAGCttgttgatccatgtcaacaaaagatacagctttcacattgggcgcgggccaggaaaaaacagtgtgtgtgtgtgtgtgtgtgtgtgtgtgtgtgtgcgcacccaatgtgaaagctgtatcttttgttgacatggatcaacgggCTTACACAATACACCATATGGAATGCGTGTCGCACCCAAATCCTTCGCTCATTTAAAttcgaaatttgaaaatgactgcatttacagaattgGGTGTAGAATAAAAAGTTCTGCACTAAAtctaatgattttggtatcattgtcttctgcggaagatgctctttgtaatgatgtcaaaaaatatatcacttttagaacacaaggtactgaaaatccaccgttccgcttgtTTTGGGACACCAGGTATAAAGACGCTCGGGCAATAATCCTCACTTCATAATTCTCATTGGGAAGCTCCATAATCCCTATCATGAATCTCCATGAGAACATACCCAACTCTGAGTTCATACAATGATGTACGACACAATGACTGTGGGGCCCTTTGAGGGTAAAAGGCATTGATAGTACTATATAAAAAATCAGCGTctttttatattaaaaaaacaaaaatcttttaaATGCTGATCTTGTCTTCCAGCCTCCAAGGGCaactgttaatgtattatgGTTCATTCATgtatgaatgatattgtaaaaatTTGTATCACAAGTTTCCAATTTAAACTGGTAAACCTTTACCCTCCAATATAAAATCTCACAACATCTTGCTTCAAATatgtcaaaaaacaataaacagaccaaaaaaaaaaaaagataaacaagtACCGGTATGTAGCTACATCAACACGATACCCATCTTTTAGGACTTAACAATTAAATACCATAGTTCAAGACGGATGAATACAAAAACATTATTTCATGTCACCATGAACTATTAAAAGGAAAACTGATGTTGCTCAAGTACAGAGATTCCACAATAACTGTGTCCCAAGACTGTCCAAAGCATGCTACAGCTGGGCTTAAAaaccaagtgaaaaaaaaatctttgaaataGAGCCTTTAGGTGAATCAGCACTATTGAATTGTCATGTCCATGCTCTTGTCCACAAGAGTCTGTTGTCATGGGCAAACCATGGAAATCTTAGGATGCGATAGAGCGCTCTCCTAAAATGTATTGTTCTGTACCATACCGTGCCAAAAATGAATCATTTcctgatgtgctccaaaagcatACCATACCATACAGTATCATGCCAGAGAGCGCTAGAACACAGTGATTCAAAAGCGCACTGTACCAGAAGTTGGCATGAGAAGAATGTGCATAACAAGCACAACATCATGATACGCAGAGGTGATTCTCTTCGTTCGGGGTACCTGCATGTAGCATAGGCATGCGAGATGAATGTGCTGGTTGGCTACAAAAACGTGTGACCCCTCCAACTCGAGCCCAAAAATAGGTCATGAGATACACTATCTCCACAATTTGAACACTCTGTATCTTCAATGATATGGTGTAGTACAGTATGCTTTGGTTCACTTTTGAGCACTCGCATGCGGCCTAACAATTGAAGGTAAATCCCACCAATATTCTCATGACTTGTTACACTGGCCAAAATGCATGCGAAGGATGCCATCTTCGTGCATCTTCAGGAGGCTACCAAATTCATCGGTGAAGCTGTGCATGGGCAGGGGGGCCTCGTAGGCATCGTAGTAGTGGTGCTTGATAGGTCGGAGGCTCAAGTCCCGAGAGAAGGGCCAGAAGCCGTAGAGATGTGTCTCACGGCACATTGTGAGGGCAAGCGTGGTGAGATAAAGACCTGGTAAGCCAGAGAGAAACAGAaaagatatactgtatataacaTATCGTTGCTACGGCAACAGGAtctcatatctacaaaatgtcaaatgttcaggagagcaaaaaaaacacaacgaaaaacatggcagccaaagcattatatcaaatgggaaagcctttcctttgacatgccatgaaggattcatttttggggtaaggcagctaggatttggacaggacatcacttaactggtGATCTGACCATTAACAGCATTGTTACACAACTTGGAAAAAGTCATTTCATTccttgaaaagaaacaaattccCTTGGCTATGTACATTGACCTGAGCAAAGCGTTTGACTCACTGGACCATAACATACTCTTGCACAAGCTAGAACACTATGGTATTCGTGGTGTGCCTCATTCTTGGTTTGTTGATTATTTGAGTGGACGACAACAATACACCAGTTTTAACGGTGCTAAATCGGACCTCATGCCCGTATCTTGTGGCGTGCCCCAAGGTAGTATTCTTGGCCCTCTTCTCTTTTTGATTTATGTCAACGATGTTATCAATTCATCTAAGTTTTTCGTTTTGTAATGTATGCTGACGATGGATATATTCACATTCTGATCAGAAAATGCTTAACCAAATTGTTAATgaagaagtgcaatttttatgcAACTGGTTCAAGGCAAATAAACTACAAATGaatattagtaaaacaaaatatatgattttccAATCTTCCAGAAGACAGATACAATTTTATGCAAACTTTTctataaaaattgaaaataaagaaattgaaaaggttGCCACAATAAACTTTTTAGTGGTGTATATCGATGAAAAGTTGTCCTGGAATAACCAGATAAATTATGTCCATGGAAAGATAAGTGTTGCACTTGGTATGATGTTCAAGCATCACTCGTTAATCCCGAAAAATGCACTGTTCGTGCTTTACAATGCCTTTATCTTGTCGTACTTAAACTATTGCAATCTCGTCTGGTCAGGGACTAGACAGCGACAATTAGATTGGCTAATGATCCTCCAAAAGAAAGCCATTCGCCTTTGTACAAATTCCCTCAATCTTGCCCACACCCCTTCCATTATTTAAGGACTTGCAAACGTTAAATTTTCGAGACAGAATTTCATTTAAActtggtatttttatgtataaatatgttcGCTCAGTCTTGCCTGATATATTCAatgattacttttctttttatgtcatGAAACATTCTTTTAATActagaaataaacaatgttatattttaccaaaaaaatcAGTCAGTCCAACTCGATAAAGTACAAAGAGGCTAAATTGTGGAATTTGTTAAGCACGAAACTGAAAACTGTTAACACATTGAATCTTTTTATGACTCAATATAAGCAGCTTATTCTTGATCTAAATTAATCAACATCTATTATATgtgaatgaatgatgaaaactGTGCAATTCCCATACAAACCTATGACAATTATcctgcatgtttgttttgttttgtattgtattgtattgtactaGTTCAgtcgttgttttgtttcctaTTTCTATCATAATGTAGTGTTGATTTTGTAATGGCCTCTAATCTAAGTTCTATTTTGagtacattttgatatatatgtatatatatatatatatatatatatatatatatatatatatatatatatatatatatatatatgtttcattAAAAACTGTGATTTTAAACTATATTGTAAAGGAAATCTCCATTTCCAAGCCCTGGGCTTTTGTGTGATTTCCTCCTTTGACTCACATCTATGTAAATATTTTATATGTGATTttctgaaatgaatgaattgaagtgaattgaattgaatctgagaaagtcattttcaccaaaatttgagatacgaggtcttgttaACCCAGCAAcgatgcgtgtgtgtgtgtgtgtgtgtgtgtgtgtgtgtatgtatgtgtgtgtgtgtatgcaaacAGAGATTAGGACAGAccaagagaatgaaagaaatatgataAAGAACAGAATGAGAGGGAGAAGACTTGGTGAAAGTGTGAGGAAAAGACATCACGATCCAGCTAAGAGGTAACAGAGGTTAAATAGAGACAGATGAAAAGTAgcaaattgaaaaataaagtcaGAGACAGACAGTAAGAGAGAGAACTCAAAGTCACACATGAGATTACCGGTATATTCTCAGACAGCAGTAAATCAATTACGTTACagtataatgtacattgtactttgaacaatccTACTACCACAAATCCTAATGATGAATCAATACAATAAGCATCACTGCATTCCACTGACTAAACTAACATCATATTTACATTAAAAACATCAACTTCCATATTTGGTATCTAGAGTTTCACctttatgtgtgcatgtacgTAACATACAGGCAACTCCCATTATATAGAAGTCCATGcaactggcagttttctttcattctaatGAAGTTTTGTTATGGCTGAATAATAAAGCATGTgaagatatatagatattgattttgggacctgaaatttttcacttcattgtaacaagattttagttataactgtgtttgttgtaatgggagtgcactgtttatatacataaaggtactgtttacctttgtgaacagtgatttaaagaatgttcgagatatcacatttgatgcatatgtgtaggtcagttgtatgtatcgcaaaacatcctactttgtaaacattttgcaataaagccgtaaatgtaaggagatatcactacttttctcaccaaaccataactgtagacagtttagcccagaaacattttcattataactattgttcacctGCTGTAACATAAATtacaaacatataaaatatgcaaacatacacttatatttcatattcttctctttctttctttttttttctggggggggggggggggttgggggtgggACTTTCTGCCACTGACCTGTACTGATTCTGCCGCTGACAAACCTGCCCCTCCAGAAGTCCTGGACCGCGGCGAAGTGGTCCGGGTTGCTGATGGCCACCTCGAGGTCCGGCAGCTCCGTGGCGGCGCTGAGGAGCCTGACCACCCGCAGGTTGAAGGACAGGGAGGACTTTAGGCCGAAAACTGGCATCCAGAGGAGGCCTCGGTAGGCCTGCAGGGCCCGGATCAGCTTCTTGCTGTCGCTCAGCGACTGCAAGAAGTGGTACCTGCATTGAATAGCATGGACACAGCCCGCctatattttcatcattcacCCGTACTTTACTGCAAACAATTTTGATGTGCaccaaactttcacaaatttcatgacatGAAAAGATACCCTGGAGGTCCCCCAGGGGGATAAGGTGTTAAATATCACTGATCTCCGTATAAATACACATACAGCCACAGAATCTCTACTGGGGTTGACTGCTACCAATGAATGTCtgctttgatgcacatatttgCTGATGGGTGTTTTTcgtggttttcaaatgtaccctGGTGGACAGTGAATGAATTGGGAGACCCATGAATCGCAATGCTACCAGGTTTTTAAATTAACCAAGttggtcatttgaaagagaaGCTTTATTAATCTTCTCCCAAAATGCAGTATAGGCATGAAAGTTCCCACTCTGATAAAGGTGTACAGGACAAAGCATTCACCTTCAATTAACCTATAaaagatgagtcccaagtatactcgggcatgcatctacaaaaaaaaaaaaaagggaaaaaaaagtgtgttacagcaaaatcagcttgtcctcaacaggttaacacgAAGTTACactgaaaacaaggaaaagtagaaattacgcggtgcgtaaaatatgtccccgccagaagtagcatttggtagcaaaatgtacaatatcggtaaaaaatcaaggtcaaagttcaaagaagtcaaaggtcaaaattctgtgtagaagttttgaagccctcacctagtgccatcacataaagcaaacagaatcgaaatcgggttagaaatggcggagtagcattttgtagccaatgtacaatataggtcaaaaatcaaggtcaaaggtcaaagaagtcaaaggtcaaaattctgtgtagaagttttgaagccctcacctagtgcaatcacataaagcaaacggaatcgaaatcgggttagaaatggcgaaggagtagcattttgaagcaaaatgtacaatataggtcaaaggtcaaggtcaaaggtcacaactgaaattctgtgtagaagtttcaaagctcccatgtagtgctatcatataaagcaaacagaatcaaaattggctcataaatgacagagaagtagcaaattgaacatttgatcacacacggatgcacagacagacagacagacggacggacggacagacagacggacggacacacggacacacacacgtacggagcccgtttcatagtcccctgctcgaactcgttcggcggggacaaaaatgtcgctacggcgactggaatgcctggtatgcctccgccataatgcatggttctactaataggtctatagtacaatgtcttgacaatgtgtgatgacagattcacacaattggcaaaatatcaaaatgacaggtatgccacaaatgtgctgaatgttcactttcctagaactaggttcaattggatgaatgattaaaaagtcagtgtgcaggtatttggggaactgatgatttttactcgacttttgacccttttataggtttatgcattgagtaattttcaaggtattgagaaaaagtacaatttcagtatcaaatggtaaaatggtattatctaaacctggcctttgacctttgacctcacagttccaaagagaatcactgttaggtagaacatgcataaatatgtaagtttcatgatgataccttgagttactttcgagatatggatgaaacagtgcaatttagcactttcacttgacctttgaccttttgacctttgaccttttggcaagaaacttcccacagaatatatattgggtaatacatgcatacatcaagttaaaaaaaaaaaatccttcatgcattgcataaatataaggaaagtagtgatattttgagaagttgaccttgacctttgaccccctgacctttgacccatgacccccaacttccctagataatcactgtccatcggtacatgcatatatgctaagttccatgaagaaaccttgaaccatttgcgagatacattgtatggagaaaaacatgaaatttcaacttttttttcacaaaataacctgtgacctttgacctttgaccccatgaccctaaaatccaaacaaagtattatccccccaggatataccctcataccaagtttgatgtaaaaccaccacacggttcttgagatatcgacaaaaacagaacgggacgtacggacggacggacgacccgaaaacataatgcctccggccacttcgttggcggaggcataaaaaaggggTAGGATTTCTGCAACATTTCCTTGCATTTCTCCACCTCCACATATAAGCCTtgcatttgtatttttaatgCAGCTATAATAAGATATAGGTGTGTTTAGTGCACAACAACTCCAACAAAATTTAAATCCTGCCACGGGACTAGAATTTCCTCCAAATTTTGTTTGTCCAAGCCTGACTCACCTGTGTGACACTATCGTCATGGTGTTCATTGTTGTCATGTTGGAGCTGCCACCAACGTCTCGCTCAAAATTTGTGAGAGTTGGCATATTGCATCTGCAAAGGATGATAAAAAAATTTGGTATTCACCTTCGGACAATGCTACACCCCACTGATTAGAATAATAATTgaaaatctaatcaaatttcATGAGTGAAATCTATAATGGCAACATCATATTTTACGATCGTTTATACAAAATCAATGAGTGGAAATATGAAACTGAAAACAGGCATTGTAAAAGCTATTGTGTGTATTAGGCATAGGTAGCTAATACATTTAACCAGCAAATACACCTGAAACTAGAGGAATGCAAATATTGTGCTCTGCTGTTTCAGTATGCCTTCGCTTCTCACAAAATCAATTCAACTGCCATATAGTCCTTCATTTACATCTTGATGATCTCTTTACTGTCGACCCAGAATTGGCTCTACTATGTACATCCAGCAGTTGGATACATCCTATCTACACACAAGAATACTTTCAAAGTTATGTATTTCCTTAAGcaaattacattatttttggattttaaacatAGGGTAACTTAAGGCCAGAAAACAACATTTTAGCATATATATGTTCagtcacctttgaccttgatctacTAACTTTCAGCTCTGTCATTTCAGGCAATTAACAATTGGTTTAAATCTATCATACTAACTAGATAATATGATCATGAAAATTCTAAGCCAAAATTATGGCTCATGGATAACAGTTTTAACCAAAGTCCAGTAATCTTTGATCCTCGACCTTTAACTTCACTACTATCATGCTCATATTAATAATTGTCCATTCATTTCTGCTCTGTCTGACAACTTACACCctaaaaacatttttaaaaatgcatgttAACAGTGGCTCTTGAAGAGTCTTTCATTAAGGGTAATGATTAACAATGCAATCCAACCTTAAGAGTAAAATCCATTTGACAAAATCATATTTCAAGTACATTGATACATATTCAATAAAAGGAAACACAAAACTAAAGACAGCTGGCATATCGCCACTGTGTATATAAAAGTGTTTAATACATCTTTGAACTGCAATATTAAAGtgatagattgaaaaaaaaaacctacccaAAACTCTGAAACAATAATCTATAATCTAATCAAATTGTTCTTGAATATGGACCACACACATTGATGGGGAACAAATGATGACTAGTGTACATTTCTTGTGGAAACTGGTCCCCATCTAAGAATCAAGAGCACAGTTTAAtaagtctcccccccccccttttacctGAATACAAAGTCAGCGTGGTCTATTTCACTTCCACAAAGGCTGTTCAGCAGTATCCCACTGGCACCAATGACTGCACAGCGGGGGAGCTCCATCTTTGACAGTGAAGATTTCTGACAAAGGAATAACACACAGTTACGTTAATCATGAATTGGTTGATGTAGCAAtgtttgatgtaaaaaaaaaaaatattactgttAAGCATAGTAATTGTTTGGTTGATTGAAATAACCGAGGCTTGACTAAAAACAAATGGATTAAGGCTACCATCAAATGGTGTGTCTACTTGTCATCACAAACCAGGCCATGCTTAGTGCAGTTATTTCATGGCttgtgatttgttgttgtttttttaacactgTTCAATATTTTTCACCACTTGTACACTATTTTTTTGTCATACTGATAGCTAATTTCATCAtaaaatgtatttaaaaaaaaaatgtcatacatgtttggtaaaatgaacaatttcagcTTTTGAgttgcatgtttttgctttatTGCTAACAAAcatatattgaattgaattgaattgatacagCAGATACATCAAAGCAGTTACAAAATTTCACCACCATCTAATCAAATAGCATGCTTTTGATATTATTATCTTCTCTGGCAAAATATTTGTGATTCACTCTTAAACCAAAAATATTTgaggcatgaaactttcgcaaattggagctgcTGCCTTTTTCACGGCacaacatttttgcaaattaccaaccacaaaaaaaaaaattatgagtaTACTGTAAGGTACTACTAATACAGGGATTTGTTGAACACACACTGCTGGCCAATTTTTAAAACACACAGCAAAACTGAATGTGCACTACCAAACACACAtagttcaaaaaacaaaaacaaaaatgcacaacTACGCATACTATATCATAGTACTTGTATAGTGTACAGCATTGtactagcattcaatgcattatgATAACTAAAAAatcttttgtgtgcatttaacTTTTGTAAATCTTGGCCAGTCGCAAAAACTCACGAAGTTTcatacatgcaaaaatttcctgttttacagtattttacaTGTATTGCCATTCACAATGTATAGTGATCCTGTCCctcctacattgtacattactcTATGTATCATTTTACCATGTAGACTTCCAAGTCCTGTAACCTGATAGCAAGGAAGTATCGCACAATatcaaaaagtaaaacaaattcaAGCAGTTGCCGAGCAagatgtacattatacatgtacatgctacatgtacatgccctGTACATCATCCAATGTGATATGTTTGAAGTGTTGcaagccatttcagaaccacaAATGCTTGATTAATGTTGATTTTGTTCTAATAAACTGAATACAGTCTTCATTTCACTTGGAAAATATTATATTGGGCATGTAGAAATTGCATGATTTCACGTGCCCATTTACTATGTCATTAGAAAATCACAATATCACAGAACCAGAGAAACATTGTGAGTTTTTCCCACAGTAAACGGCATCTTTGTTATTGGCTCTGTAGTCTGGAGTatccaacaacaacatacagcTTTGACACAAAAAGCAGCTTTCCAAGTTAGTGGACAAATATCAGGTTTTTTTCCAACAGCAAACTTGACAAGATGTTAGAAAAATtgcactcaatccacattttttcTGGCAATGTTATGATGGCATTTGGCACAGTTGCTCACTAACTTCTACATTTTTACagaaatatactgtataagctgttatttttgcaaatttcagcaATTGCAtttggaccgcgaatttaacagcACGCGAAAATGTCACAATGCACAAAGGTAATAATGTGCTTATGAAGGCCTCTGTGTCAATtggcaaaaacaacatctcgcaaaaatgtccttgacctcctcattcacaaaaatatctgtacgcgaaaataacagcgtatacagtaatgtgtttcttttttataaaaGCCTTATGTGAAAGCCATGTGAAAATAATTATCAACTTTCTGTGGTGAGCCGACTCATTGCAAATCATCATTGCAAACATCAgcacaaagttaaaaaaaaataattacactCTGGTCTGCAATTAAATCGCCAAAATAAATGTCCTTTAggcattttattttccttttttccccccattttaGCAATTTGTCAACGGCAGTCTGAATGACCCATGTAAATGTAAACATAAGATGCTGGACTCACCTTTGGAAGAAAGTCAGTATATATTTCATTGGTGATGTTGGCAAAGGCATCGCGGTTGAGGGCAAATCTCAATTGCTTTCCAACTCgtgtgttgttttgtgtgagAAGAACATCCTC
This genomic interval carries:
- the LOC140241873 gene encoding alpha-N-acetylneuraminide alpha-2,8-sialyltransferase-like; amino-acid sequence: MITRRWMRILFVLILLLALAKVCLRMIQQEPRRSVDSDFEFAALIRERSGGRKRIPPDSNYTDTVDAGDRLDKDLSVSGNQNISGGSETWRGRKFVGPGAMGPKVAEPEVLDPEVEARLWMEVTNHSAPQIEEMRALAKKPWKANISGLTKFREMLQDNKVSTEDVLLTQNNTRVGKQLRFALNRDAFANITNEIYTDFLPKKSSLSKMELPRCAVIGASGILLNSLCGSEIDHADFVFRCNMPTLTNFERDVGGSSNMTTMNTMTIVSHRYHFLQSLSDSKKLIRALQAYRGLLWMPVFGLKSSLSFNLRVVRLLSAATELPDLEVAISNPDHFAAVQDFWRGRFVSGRISTGLYLTTLALTMCRETHLYGFWPFSRDLSLRPIKHHYYDAYEAPLPMHSFTDEFGSLLKMHEDGILRMHFGQCNKS